A window of the Mesorhizobium opportunistum WSM2075 genome harbors these coding sequences:
- a CDS encoding ATP-binding cassette domain-containing protein: MSEPLLVLDNVTKNYGAIEALKGISFSIGKGEVVALLGDNGAGKSTLVKIIAGGLEPTSGRMLFEGKEFLAKSPAEAKAAGIETVYQDLSLCTNVDVVANFFMGREITRKVLGIPVLDERAMEAVVGKALASAGTRIPSLRTNVEHLSGGQRQAIELNRFVHWGGKLVLLDEPFAALGVEQTRRGLDMIRQVASQGIGVVIITHIMQQAFQVADRIVVIRQGVVAGDVARSKTSPDAVINMITGETLAGAGPAG, encoded by the coding sequence ATGAGTGAACCTCTGCTGGTGCTCGACAACGTCACCAAGAACTATGGCGCGATCGAAGCGCTGAAGGGGATCAGCTTCTCGATCGGCAAGGGCGAGGTCGTGGCCCTGCTCGGCGACAACGGCGCCGGCAAATCGACACTGGTCAAGATCATAGCGGGCGGACTGGAGCCGACCTCGGGCCGCATGCTGTTCGAGGGCAAGGAGTTTCTCGCCAAATCGCCCGCCGAAGCGAAGGCGGCGGGCATAGAGACCGTCTACCAGGACCTGTCGCTGTGCACCAATGTCGATGTGGTGGCCAATTTCTTCATGGGCCGCGAGATCACCCGGAAGGTTCTCGGCATTCCCGTGCTCGACGAGCGCGCCATGGAGGCCGTCGTTGGGAAGGCCCTGGCGAGCGCCGGCACCCGCATTCCGTCTCTGCGCACCAATGTCGAGCACCTATCGGGCGGCCAGCGGCAAGCCATCGAGCTCAACCGGTTCGTACACTGGGGCGGCAAGCTGGTGCTTCTGGACGAACCGTTCGCCGCCCTTGGTGTCGAGCAGACGCGGCGCGGCCTCGACATGATCCGCCAGGTGGCGAGCCAGGGCATCGGCGTCGTCATCATCACCCACATCATGCAGCAGGCCTTTCAGGTCGCCGACCGGATCGTGGTGATCCGGCAAGGCGTCGTGGCGGGCGATGTCGCACGCAGCAAAACAAGT